Genomic DNA from Luteolibacter arcticus:
ATCCTGCTCAATGCCGTTTCCCAGTCCTCGCTCGCACCGAAGGAGCGCGTCGCCCTCGCGATCTGGACCGCCATGACCTGCCCCGAGGGTGCCATCCAACGCTGAAGCCCACCATGAACCGCCGCAAGTTCCTCGGAGAAGCCAGTTGCGCCGCGATCGGCTCAACCTCCGTCCTCTCGACGCTGCTCAACCTGACGATGGCGAATCACGCCGCGGCCCAGGGCGGCTTCGGCACGCAGCGCAAGACGCTCGTCTGCGTCTTCATGTCGGGTGGCTGCGACACCTTCAACCTGCTCATCCCCCGCGGCGCTGGCTATGGCGAATATGCCGCCGCCCGGTCGAACCTTGCGATCCCCGAGGGGCAGTTGAAAGCGCTGAACGGCACCAACTTCGGCCTCCATCCCTCGTGCCCGAAGCTCGCCGATCTGTTCAATGGCACCGGCACCGGCGTGCTGGCAGGCAAGAAGCGCGTGAGCATGCTGGCGAACGTCGGCACCTTGATCCAGCCAATCCCTAACAAGAGCGCCTATCTCAACGGCAGCGTCGCCGTGCCCAAGGCGCTCTTTTCCCACCGCGACCAGATCGAGCAGTGGCAAACCTCGGTACCACAAGGCATGCAGGTCCTCTCCGGCTGGGGGGGACGTGCCGCAGACGTCATTCACTCTACCATCAACACCGAGCAAACCGGCAACTTCTACATGCCGATGAATTTCTCGGTCGCCGGCAACTCCGCCTTCCAGATCGGTCAGAGCGAAGGACAGTTCGTCATCACTGGCGGCGGCGCGCTCGCGTTCACGGGCTCGATCGAAAATTCCGCTGCCCTCCAGGCGAAGAAACAAGTGATCGAGCAAACGGTCGCCAGTCCGGTCGAGCAGCATTACTCAAATCTCTTCCACCGCACCCACGGCCGCATCACCGCGAACTCGATGGACCGCGGCAAGGAGTTCCAGCAGCACTTTGCCAATCCCGGCACGCTCAACACCCAGAACGTGACC
This window encodes:
- a CDS encoding DUF1501 domain-containing protein, which produces MNRRKFLGEASCAAIGSTSVLSTLLNLTMANHAAAQGGFGTQRKTLVCVFMSGGCDTFNLLIPRGAGYGEYAAARSNLAIPEGQLKALNGTNFGLHPSCPKLADLFNGTGTGVLAGKKRVSMLANVGTLIQPIPNKSAYLNGSVAVPKALFSHRDQIEQWQTSVPQGMQVLSGWGGRAADVIHSTINTEQTGNFYMPMNFSVAGNSAFQIGQSEGQFVITGGGALAFTGSIENSAALQAKKQVIEQTVASPVEQHYSNLFHRTHGRITANSMDRGKEFQQHFANPGTLNTQNVTNVVNNAPFPNHWISSQFRAAVKTIAIRQQLKLMRQTMFIDFGGWDHHAELLENHGNMLAILDGALYAFQFCLETLGLANDVITFTASDFGRTLRSNGQGTDHAWSSNQIVMGGPVAGGQVRGTFPSLVIEGADDVGRGGRIFPKLSADQYFCELLRWFGVTPGDMDMVLPNIGNFYDPYSSSNPVGFLA